From one Salmo salar chromosome ssa09, Ssal_v3.1, whole genome shotgun sequence genomic stretch:
- the si:ch211-266g18.9 gene encoding transforming growth factor-beta receptor-associated protein 1 isoform X1: MSLKAFTQVQVYEKLPNPKEKYKFSIHSLECYDRNIYIGTKDSLVQHLILPSTSDSKDSSQSPREGRVKLLGSSSPVTQLRVIPVLNHLLVLWDRSVSALNMFSLEPLPFLKRIQHVSFFEVCESALSTSSQSVFVELVTASSRSRVVRIHVVGVERWDCVKEVSLPQDPVALAVDDNTFCVATSDRYFLHDHKSGSTVDLFPHNLSRQNIIVSTAGKGEFLLNGPGSLGMFVMKNGICQRPPVQWSEELLAAVVCYPYILALQPQALYIYSMVDQHLKQTVPLLRARGLLSTTEGVYIFMEREIIGLSHVPFEEQIQTLVRYERVEEALGLLGGVQAHLPQVSYKELHKIITCMDGFIKFYQESFSEAKELFIKGELDPREIISLYPEMEPLCETFHSQLVKVNNAKELLALRQEDRTTFQQYLDFLGDFLRVVRGTKQGVECSEDIDTAQLRIYTEQGDREDLDALVSSPNSCSIDKCVPLLELHKRFFTLGLLYQSHGHHIKAIQTWVKITDGQYEDSSCSNVYEHIVRTLSRLKQKDVVWTFADWALQRNQEVGIQIFTKRDPEDQDTFAQDDVLTFLKKYSLALMLFLEFLVHDLKSEEEKHHTLLVTAYVTQILRALQNGKGTDSDGGMTRDKLQQLLWQSSLYDTMTVHEAIQPTVLHIEQAILLGRDGDHNQALQTLVHKERDLQVAGAYCRRAAGWQERELEHTLFLTLLQIYLGSNELASAAVDLLNANAAAFELEIVLQVLPDSWSVQLVSQFLLGSLRGTFHQRRMAGVERGLAQVELLRHKYTWAQASKRMLKLDKGLVCNTCQKDLTEPEFVCSLRGELIHTNCGSYTE; encoded by the exons ATGAGTTTGAAAGCCTTTACTCAAGTGCAAGTCTATGAAAAACTTCCCAACCCTAAAGAAAAATACAAATTCAGCATCCATAGCCTGGAGTGTTACGACAGAAATATATACATTGGAACCAAAGACTCATTGGTCCAACACCTTATCCTACCCAGCACCAGTGACTCGAAGGACTCCAGTCAAAGTCCTCGGGAGGGGAGGGTGAAACTGCTAGGCTCAAGCAGCCCAGTCACCCAATTAAGGGTGATACCAGTTCTCAATCACCTTCTGGTTCTGTGGGATCGTTCCGTTAGCGCCCTCAACATGTTCTCCCTAGAACCCCTTCCTTTCCTGAAGCGGATCCAACACGTGTCTTTCTTTGAGGTGTGTGAATCGGCACTGTCAACCTCATCGCAGTCTGTGTTTGTGGAGCTGGTGACAGCCTCTAGCAGAAGCAGAGTGGTCCGCATCCATGTTGTGGGGGTGGAGAGATGGGATTGTGTAAAAGAGGTGTCTCTACCCCAGGACCCTGTGGCCTTAGCTGTGGATGATAACACTTTCTGTGTGGCAACCAGTGACAGGTATTTCCTCCACGATCACAAGAGTGGAAGCACCGTTGATCTCTTCCCTCACAACCTGAGCAGGCAGAATATCATTGTGAGCACCGCAGGAAAAGGGGAATTCCTTTTAAATGGGCCCGGCTCCTTGG GCATGTTTGTCATGAAGAATGGCATATGCCAGCGGCCACCAGTGCAGTGGTCTGAGGAGCTGTTGGCAGCGGTGGTGTGTTACCCCTACATCCTGGCCCTGCAGCCTCAGGCTCTCTATATCTACAGTATGGTGGATCAGCATCTTAAACAGACTGTGCCTCTGCTTAGGGCCAGGGGCCTGCTCTCAACAACAG AGGGTGTGTACATTTTTATGGAGAGAGAGATCATCGGTTTGTCCCATGTACCATTTGAGGAGCAGATCCAAACCCTGGTAAGGTatgagagagtggaggaggcaTTGGGACTGCTTGGTGGAGTTCAAGCTCATCTTCCACAGGTTTCTTACAAG GAGCTGCATAAGATCATCACTTGCATGGATGGATTCATTAAATTCTACCAGGAGTCTTTTTCAGAGGCCAAAGAACTTTTTAT CAAAGGTGAGTTGGACCCTAGAGAAATCATCAGCTTGTATCCAGAGATGGAACCACTCTGTGAGACCTTTCATTCCCAGCTGGTCAAAGTGAACAACGCAAAGGAGCTCTTGGCACTACGGCAAGAGGACAGGACCACATTTCAACAGTATCTAGACTTCCTGGGCGATTTCCTAAGGGTGGTTCGAGGGACGAAGCAGGGAGTTGAGTGCAGTGAGGATATCGATACTGCACAACTGAGAATATACACAGAGCAAGGTGACAGAGAAGACCTGGACGCACTTGTGTCCTCTCCCAATTCCTGCTCAATCGACAAATGTGTGCCTCTCCTTGAGCTGCACAAGAG ATTTTTCACACTTGGATTACTCTACCAGAGTCATGGTCACCATATCAAAGCAATCCAG ACTTGGGTGAAAATTACTGATGGGCAATATGAAGACAGCTCATGTTCAAATGTGTATGAGCACATTGTGAGAACTCTCAGTCGACTAAAACAGAAAGACGTCGTTTGGACGTTTGCAGACTGGGCTCTCCAAAGAAACCAGGAG GTTGGAATACAGATTTTCACAAAAAGAGATCCAGAAGACCAAGACACATTTGCACAGGACGATGTCCTCACTTTTTTAAAGAAGTACTCTCTAGCTTTGATGTTGTTCCTGGAATTTTTGGTCCATGATTTGAAAAGTGAG GAGGAGAAGCATCATACCCTTTTGGTCACCGCATATGTCACCCAGATACTCAGAGCCTTACAGAATGGAAAGGGTACGGATTCAGATGGAGGAATGACCAGAGATAAACTGCAACAGTTGCTGTGGCAGTCTTCCCTCTATGACACCATGACAGTACATG AGGCCATCCAGCCGACAGTCCTGCACATAGAGCAGGCCATCCTGCTCGGGAGAGATGGTGACCACAATCAGGCCCTACAGACCTTGGTCCACAAAGAGAGAGACCTCCAGGTTGCAGGGGCCTACTGCAGGAGGGCTGCTGGATGGCAGGaaagggaactggaacacacactTTTCCTCACCCTGCTCCAGATCTACCTGGGCTCCAATGAGCTAGCAAGTGCAGCTGTGGACCTGTTGAATGCCAATGCTGCTGCTTTTGAACTGGAAATAGTCCTTCAGGTTCTGCCGGATTCCTGGTCTGTTCAGCTGGTCTCCCAGTTCCTGTTGGGGTCTCTTAGAGGGACTTTCCATCAAAGACGAATGGCAGGGGTAGAGAGGGGCCTGGCCCAGGTAGAACTCCTTAGACACAAGTACACTTGG GCCCAAGCCTCAAAAAGAATGCTGAAATTGGATAAGGGTCTGGTGTGCAATACCTGCCAGAAGGATCTCACAGAGCCAGAGTTTGTGTGTAGTCTTAGGGGTGAGCTGATTCACACTAACTGTGGAAGCTACACAGAGTAG
- the si:ch211-266g18.9 gene encoding transforming growth factor-beta receptor-associated protein 1 isoform X2, which yields MSLKAFTQVQVYEKLPNPKEKYKFSIHSLECYDRNIYIGTKDSLVQHLILPSTSDSKDSSQSPREGRVKLLGSSSPVTQLRVIPVLNHLLVLWDRSVSALNMFSLEPLPFLKRIQHVSFFEVCESALSTSSQSVFVELVTASSRSRVVRIHVVGVERWDCVKEVSLPQDPVALAVDDNTFCVATSDRYFLHDHKSGSTVDLFPHNLSRQNIIVSTAGKGEFLLNGPGSLGMFVMKNGICQRPPVQWSEELLAAVVCYPYILALQPQALYIYSMVDQHLKQTVPLLRARGLLSTTEGVYIFMEREIIGLSHVPFEEQIQTLVRYERVEEALGLLGGVQAHLPQVSYKELHKIITCMDGFIKFYQESFSEAKELFIKGELDPREIISLYPEMEPLCETFHSQLVKVNNAKELLALRQEDRTTFQQYLDFLGDFLRVVRGTKQGVECSEDIDTAQLRIYTEQGDREDLDALVSSPNSCSIDKCVPLLELHKRFFTLGLLYQSHGHHIKAIQTWVKITDGQYEDSSCSNVYEHIVRTLSRLKQKDVVWTFADWALQRNQEVGIQIFTKRDPEDQDTFAQDDVLTFLKKYSLALMLFLEFLVHDLKSEEEKHHTLLVTAYVTQILRALQNGKGTDSDGGMTRDKLQQLLWQSSLYDTMTVHEAIQPTVLHIEQAILLGRDGDHNQALQTLVHKERDLQVAGAYCRRAAGWQERELEHTLFLTLLQIYLGSNELASAAVDLLNANAAAFELEIVLQVLPDSWSVQLVSQFLLGSLRGTFHQRRMAGVERGLAQVELLRHKYTWAQASKRMLKLDKGLVCNTCQKDLTEPEFVCSLREVVESRRIYNE from the exons ATGAGTTTGAAAGCCTTTACTCAAGTGCAAGTCTATGAAAAACTTCCCAACCCTAAAGAAAAATACAAATTCAGCATCCATAGCCTGGAGTGTTACGACAGAAATATATACATTGGAACCAAAGACTCATTGGTCCAACACCTTATCCTACCCAGCACCAGTGACTCGAAGGACTCCAGTCAAAGTCCTCGGGAGGGGAGGGTGAAACTGCTAGGCTCAAGCAGCCCAGTCACCCAATTAAGGGTGATACCAGTTCTCAATCACCTTCTGGTTCTGTGGGATCGTTCCGTTAGCGCCCTCAACATGTTCTCCCTAGAACCCCTTCCTTTCCTGAAGCGGATCCAACACGTGTCTTTCTTTGAGGTGTGTGAATCGGCACTGTCAACCTCATCGCAGTCTGTGTTTGTGGAGCTGGTGACAGCCTCTAGCAGAAGCAGAGTGGTCCGCATCCATGTTGTGGGGGTGGAGAGATGGGATTGTGTAAAAGAGGTGTCTCTACCCCAGGACCCTGTGGCCTTAGCTGTGGATGATAACACTTTCTGTGTGGCAACCAGTGACAGGTATTTCCTCCACGATCACAAGAGTGGAAGCACCGTTGATCTCTTCCCTCACAACCTGAGCAGGCAGAATATCATTGTGAGCACCGCAGGAAAAGGGGAATTCCTTTTAAATGGGCCCGGCTCCTTGG GCATGTTTGTCATGAAGAATGGCATATGCCAGCGGCCACCAGTGCAGTGGTCTGAGGAGCTGTTGGCAGCGGTGGTGTGTTACCCCTACATCCTGGCCCTGCAGCCTCAGGCTCTCTATATCTACAGTATGGTGGATCAGCATCTTAAACAGACTGTGCCTCTGCTTAGGGCCAGGGGCCTGCTCTCAACAACAG AGGGTGTGTACATTTTTATGGAGAGAGAGATCATCGGTTTGTCCCATGTACCATTTGAGGAGCAGATCCAAACCCTGGTAAGGTatgagagagtggaggaggcaTTGGGACTGCTTGGTGGAGTTCAAGCTCATCTTCCACAGGTTTCTTACAAG GAGCTGCATAAGATCATCACTTGCATGGATGGATTCATTAAATTCTACCAGGAGTCTTTTTCAGAGGCCAAAGAACTTTTTAT CAAAGGTGAGTTGGACCCTAGAGAAATCATCAGCTTGTATCCAGAGATGGAACCACTCTGTGAGACCTTTCATTCCCAGCTGGTCAAAGTGAACAACGCAAAGGAGCTCTTGGCACTACGGCAAGAGGACAGGACCACATTTCAACAGTATCTAGACTTCCTGGGCGATTTCCTAAGGGTGGTTCGAGGGACGAAGCAGGGAGTTGAGTGCAGTGAGGATATCGATACTGCACAACTGAGAATATACACAGAGCAAGGTGACAGAGAAGACCTGGACGCACTTGTGTCCTCTCCCAATTCCTGCTCAATCGACAAATGTGTGCCTCTCCTTGAGCTGCACAAGAG ATTTTTCACACTTGGATTACTCTACCAGAGTCATGGTCACCATATCAAAGCAATCCAG ACTTGGGTGAAAATTACTGATGGGCAATATGAAGACAGCTCATGTTCAAATGTGTATGAGCACATTGTGAGAACTCTCAGTCGACTAAAACAGAAAGACGTCGTTTGGACGTTTGCAGACTGGGCTCTCCAAAGAAACCAGGAG GTTGGAATACAGATTTTCACAAAAAGAGATCCAGAAGACCAAGACACATTTGCACAGGACGATGTCCTCACTTTTTTAAAGAAGTACTCTCTAGCTTTGATGTTGTTCCTGGAATTTTTGGTCCATGATTTGAAAAGTGAG GAGGAGAAGCATCATACCCTTTTGGTCACCGCATATGTCACCCAGATACTCAGAGCCTTACAGAATGGAAAGGGTACGGATTCAGATGGAGGAATGACCAGAGATAAACTGCAACAGTTGCTGTGGCAGTCTTCCCTCTATGACACCATGACAGTACATG AGGCCATCCAGCCGACAGTCCTGCACATAGAGCAGGCCATCCTGCTCGGGAGAGATGGTGACCACAATCAGGCCCTACAGACCTTGGTCCACAAAGAGAGAGACCTCCAGGTTGCAGGGGCCTACTGCAGGAGGGCTGCTGGATGGCAGGaaagggaactggaacacacactTTTCCTCACCCTGCTCCAGATCTACCTGGGCTCCAATGAGCTAGCAAGTGCAGCTGTGGACCTGTTGAATGCCAATGCTGCTGCTTTTGAACTGGAAATAGTCCTTCAGGTTCTGCCGGATTCCTGGTCTGTTCAGCTGGTCTCCCAGTTCCTGTTGGGGTCTCTTAGAGGGACTTTCCATCAAAGACGAATGGCAGGGGTAGAGAGGGGCCTGGCCCAGGTAGAACTCCTTAGACACAAGTACACTTGG GCCCAAGCCTCAAAAAGAATGCTGAAATTGGATAAGGGTCTGGTGTGCAATACCTGCCAGAAGGATCTCACAGAGCCAGAGTTTGTGTGTAGTCTTAGGG AAGTTGTTGAGAGTCGGAGGATCTACAATGAGTAA